The window AGTGGCAGCTTGTGTTCGGCGATCGTCTTCACGATGCCGTTGGCGGCGCGCCGCAGCGCGAATGGGTCTCGCGACCCGCTGGGGATGTTGCCAAGCGCGAACATCCCGGCGATGGAATCGGCCTTGTCGGCGATGGCCAGCGCCGCGCCTTCGAGCGTCCGCGGCGCCGCATCCTCCATCGACTCCGGCTTGTACTGGTCGTAGACGGCGTCGGCCACGTGCTGCGAATGCTTCTGCGCCTTCGCATAGAGCCCGCCGACCTTGCCTTGCAGCTCGGTGAATTCTTTCACCAGCTCGGTGGTGAGGTCGGTCTTCGCCAGCCACGCGGCTTCGTTCACCGCGTCGCGATCGAGCTTGGAGCCGGCGGCAGCGAGGTCAGCGGCGATCTCGTTGGCCAGCTCGGAGACGCGCTTCGCCTTGTCGTGATAGCTGCCCAGATCTTTCTGGAAGGTGACGGCCTTCAGCATCTCCACGCGATCGTTGAGCGGAGTCTTCTGGTCGGTCTGCCAGAAGAAGCGCGCGTCGTTGAAGCGCGCGCGCAGCACGCGCTCGTTGCCGTGGCGGATGAGCCCCTCCGGATCGCCATCGGTGTTGAGCACGGCGAGGAAGTGCGGCGCGAGCTTGCCGTTCGCGTCTTCCTTCGCGTATTCCACCGCGAAATATTTTTGATGGTCGCGCATCACCGTGACCAGCACTTCTTCCGGAAGCGCGAGGAATTCTTTATCGAAGCTGCCCATGATCACGGACGGAAACTCGGTGAGGTCGACCGCGGTCGAGAGCAGCGCAGCATCCTCGCGCCAGCGCAGTCCTTCCACGGCGTGCGTGGTGGCGTCGAGCGCTTTGCGGATACGGTGCTCGCGCTCCTTGCGCGTGGCGACGACCTTCGCGCCGGCCAGCGCATCCGCGTATGCCGTGGGCTGCGCAATGATGATGTCGCCGGAGCTGAGGACGCGGTGTCCGCGCGTCTTGTTCCACGCGGTGATGCCACCAAAGGTGATAGGCACGACCTCTGCGTCCAGCATCGCGACAATCCAGCGTACCGGCCGGACGAACCGCTCCGGGATGCCTGAGCGCCAACGCATCGCCTTCGGCCAGGAGATTTTCCCTATCTCCGGGGGTAATTTTTCACGGAGGATATCGATCGTGCCTCGTCCCTTCTGGAGAGTCGTAGCGGTCACGTACTCGCCTTTCGGACCGGTAGCTCGACCTAGGTCTTGGACGGTCACGCCAGCCTTCTCAGCAAATCTCAGGGCCGCCTTGGTCGGCTGCCCGTCCTTGTACGCTATGTCTACCGACGGCCCGGTTAACACCTCGCCACTGTCTGCCTGACTTATCGCGACACCATGCACTACCACCGCGAGACGACGCGGCGTGGAATATGTCTCCACCGTCGTGCCCCCAAGGCGCTCCCGTTGGATCACGTCTTGGACGCGGCGCGCCAGCTCGGCCTCAGCTGCGGCAATCATCCGCGCCGGGATCTCTTCGGTTCCGATCTCTAAGAGAAAATCAGACATGTTCGTCAAACCTTGAAACGGCTTCCCTCATTGTGAAAGGCGACCAGCCCAATCTGGCAGTGTTGTTTCCAGACTAGGACTCGATTTCTGCTGCATGATGTATGCCTTCGCTACCCCGACAGCGAGCGTGCGGATGCGCGCGATCACGCCCACGCGCTCGGTCACGCTGATAGCGCCACGCGCGTCCAGCAGGTTGAACAAGTGCGAGCACTTGAGGCAAAGATCGAACGCCGCCAGCAGAGGAAAGCGCTTCATCTCCTCACGGCGCGCAGCGTCCTCTTGCTCCTTCGAGGGCCGCGTGAACTCGAACTGCTTGAGCAGCGACGCGCACTCGGCCTCGTACAGACGCAGATGCTCCCAGGTCTTCTCCACGTCGGCCATTTCGAAGTTGTACACCGAGAACTGCAACTCCTCCGCGTGTCGCACGTCACCGTAGGTCACGACGTTAGGATCGCGCGCCCACACGATGTCGTAGATGGAATCCACATCTTGCAGGAAGGCGGCGAGACGCTCGAGTCCGTAGGTGAGTTCGGCGGAGATAGGATCGAGGTCCACGCCGCCGCACTGCTGGAAGTAGGTGAACTGCGTGACCTCGAGGCCGTCGAGCATCACCTGCCAGCCGATGCCCCACGCGCCCAGCGTGGGCGACTCCCAATTGTCTTCTTCGAACTTGATGTCGTGCTGGCGCAGGTCGATGCCGAGGGCGCGCAGCGATTCGAGATACAGCTCCTGCACATCCTCCGGCGGCGGCTTCAGGATGACCTGGAGCTGGGTGTGCTTGAACAGTCGATTCGGATTATCACCGTAACGCCCGTCCGCCGGACGCCGCGAGGGCTGCACATACGCCGCGCGATACGGCTTCGACCCCAGGACGCGCAGGAATGTCTCCGGCGCCATCGTCCCCGCGCCGACCTCCAGGTCGTAGGGTTGCTGCAGCACGCACCCGCGCTCCGCCCAGAAGCTTTCGAGCTTCAGCACCAGCTCCTGGAATGTGAGTGCGTGGTCTTTCACAAGATCCTTTTCACCATGGAGGCACGGAGAACACGCAGGGCCAGCCTTGCTTTGCTTTTCTCCGTGACCTCAGTGTCTCCGTGGTGGATTCCTAATCCAACCGCTCCAGCATCGCTGCCGTCACCAACTTCTTCTCCAACTGCCGCTCGATGCGCTGCCCCAGGAACTTGCGCAGGTCGATGGCTTGCTGCTTGCGCCACGGACTGCCCGCGAACCTCTCGATGGGCGCGCGAAACATCTCCGCCGCCAGCCGCCGCGATTCAGGCTGCATCTCGCTCGAGGCCAGCCGCTTGTGCTGCTGGCACATCAAGCCATCGGCCATGGGATGAAACCACGCGCGGCTGCCGTTCAGCACCTCACCGCACTCGAGACACTCGCTCAACTCGGGCAGCAGTCCCATCAGGCGGACGATCCAAAGATCGAAATACGTGAGCGCCATCCAGATCGCGCCCGCTCGCAGGTTTGCGAGCACGGCCAGCGCCAGCCGGAACATCGCGTCGTTGGGCTCGCGATCGGGCAAGACCTGGTCGAGCACTTCTGCCACGTATCCGAGCGCGACCG of the Acidobacteriota bacterium genome contains:
- the glyS gene encoding glycine--tRNA ligase subunit beta, with translation MSDFLLEIGTEEIPARMIAAAEAELARRVQDVIQRERLGGTTVETYSTPRRLAVVVHGVAISQADSGEVLTGPSVDIAYKDGQPTKAALRFAEKAGVTVQDLGRATGPKGEYVTATTLQKGRGTIDILREKLPPEIGKISWPKAMRWRSGIPERFVRPVRWIVAMLDAEVVPITFGGITAWNKTRGHRVLSSGDIIIAQPTAYADALAGAKVVATRKEREHRIRKALDATTHAVEGLRWREDAALLSTAVDLTEFPSVIMGSFDKEFLALPEEVLVTVMRDHQKYFAVEYAKEDANGKLAPHFLAVLNTDGDPEGLIRHGNERVLRARFNDARFFWQTDQKTPLNDRVEMLKAVTFQKDLGSYHDKAKRVSELANEIAADLAAAGSKLDRDAVNEAAWLAKTDLTTELVKEFTELQGKVGGLYAKAQKHSQHVADAVYDQYKPESMEDAAPRTLEGAALAIADKADSIAGMFALGNIPSGSRDPFALRRAANGIVKTIAEHKLPLDLKRLFQTALAGYKGSEAEKKFRGHDTLDAISGFMRERLEFYLREARGFAYDAVAATLAVGADDIGDAIARTEAVASVRPSADFEAISVSFKRMKNILRQAEEAGKKTAHALDPDALKEPAEKALAANAQVSALRVASLKDKQQYAQAMAEISKLRPPIDAFFEQVMVMVEDENLRANRLALLQKLLDDFSTIADFSEIVTERKAT
- a CDS encoding glycine--tRNA ligase subunit alpha, which gives rise to MKDHALTFQELVLKLESFWAERGCVLQQPYDLEVGAGTMAPETFLRVLGSKPYRAAYVQPSRRPADGRYGDNPNRLFKHTQLQVILKPPPEDVQELYLESLRALGIDLRQHDIKFEEDNWESPTLGAWGIGWQVMLDGLEVTQFTYFQQCGGVDLDPISAELTYGLERLAAFLQDVDSIYDIVWARDPNVVTYGDVRHAEELQFSVYNFEMADVEKTWEHLRLYEAECASLLKQFEFTRPSKEQEDAARREEMKRFPLLAAFDLCLKCSHLFNLLDARGAISVTERVGVIARIRTLAVGVAKAYIMQQKSSPSLETTLPDWAGRLSQ
- the recO gene encoding DNA repair protein RecO → MAIKQSEAIVLRSYPLREADLLVTLLTRTDGKVRGVARAAKKSTKRFGGALEPLTYVRAYWDDREGHELARLDSCEVLESPLADEVDYPRAVALGYVAEVLDQVLPDREPNDAMFRLALAVLANLRAGAIWMALTYFDLWIVRLMGLLPELSECLECGEVLNGSRAWFHPMADGLMCQQHKRLASSEMQPESRRLAAEMFRAPIERFAGSPWRKQQAIDLRKFLGQRIERQLEKKLVTAAMLERLD